Genomic window (Verrucomicrobiota bacterium):
AAAGGAATCTCGAATCGTTGCCGTGCGCTTCGCGCAATATTTCCGGGAAGTTCACTGTGCGTGAATCGGCTGCGATCCTCAAACGCTGCCGGCTTGCGGTGGGGGCCGAGACCGGCTTGGCGCACATCGCGTGCGCGCTTGGCACGCCGAACGTCATCGTGCTCGGTGGGGGCCACTTCGGGCGGTTCGTGCCTTACTCGCCGCTGACGTCAATCGTGTGTCTGCCGCTGGAATGCTACGGCTGCAACTGGCAGTGCCGATACTCGCGGCCACACTGCGTCAAGGATATCGTTCCCAAGGTCCTGAAAGAAGCGATCCGGACGACTTTGGCGGAGGCGTGTGACAAGCCGCGTGTCTTTGTTCAAGGCAACTCATTCAGGCAACCCACCCCTGGTCAGCCCAATTGGAAATACTTCGCCGGGCAATTGGCCCCGTCGTCCATTGCAGTTATCCGCGTTGGGTGATTCGGTGGCTTCCACTTGGAACTCAAGTCATGCTTTTTCCTCCAGAATTTATCGGCGATTGGAGCAACCACCGGTGGCAAATTCACCTCATTTGCTGATATCAACCGTGTAAATGCCCGACTGTGCCGCCATCGTATGTAACAACGAAAGGCGCGGATTTGTCGCTTGAAGTATTGGAGTTCCGTCGCGCTTCCATTGGTAGCTGACACGGAACCGCCAGGAGCCATTCTTCGAATCGCGGGTTTGCCGATGAGAATCCCCCCACGGTGCCATCTGCCACAATCACGTTACCTTCGCTGTCCACAACTACGCCGTATGGAGAGGAGAAACGCGCCACGCTCCGGTTCCTGTCAGCACTGCCGTTACTGCCCGATCCAGCCAAGGGTCGGTGCTTCCTGTTTCTCGCGAACCTGCACTCGGCCCATGAATTGGTAAGGCGAGTCCGTCCCGGCGAGCCGCTCGACGGACATGGGACACGTCCGACTCGGCTCGCTGGGGACAGGCTCGCCCTGCCGTCAGGTTCCAGGGAAGTTGCCCTGGCGACGGCGGCAAGCACACGGCTCGTGAACCCGTCGATGGTAGGGCACCGCTGCTGCGCTGCCACACCGACTGAAAACCGGGCTGCGCAGCAACGCAGCCCTACCGGGTCCAGATTCCGGATGCCGAAGAAATCCGGCTTGGCTCAGAAGACGGCTGGGATAGGTTGTCACCCGTTGCCTATGACTATGTCAGCCCGTCCGGCAGGGATTTTTATTTCGGGAGCGCGCGAGCACAATCTGCAAAACCTCTCGCTTTCGATTCCCCGCAACCAGTTCGTCGTCGTCACCGGCGTGAGCGGTTCGGGGAAAAGCACGCTGGCGTTCGATCTGTTGTTCGCCGAGGGACAGCGCCGCTTCCTCGACTGCATGAACGCCTACGCGCGGCAGTTTGTGGAGCAGTTGGCGCGGCCGGACGTGGACTTGATCACCGGCATTCCGCCGACCGTCAGCATCGAACAACGCACCTCGCGCGGAGGCGGAAAAAGCACCGTGGCTACGGTGACCGAGGTGTATCATTTCCTCCGGCTGCTCTTCGCGCGGCTCGGCACGCAATTCTGTCCCGAATGCCACGTCGCCGTCGAATCCCAGACGCGCGATCAACTGGGCCGGCGGCTCAAAGACGAATTGAACCGGCGGGGCGATCTGCTCCTGCTCGCGCCCATGGTGAAAAACCGGAAAGGCTTTCACACCGAAGTCGCCCAATGGGCCGCGAGCCACGGCTATTCGGAAATCCGCGCCGACGGCAAAATCTTTCGCACGGCCGAGCCGTTCCGCCTCGATCGCTTCCGCGAACATGATGTGGAAATTGTCGTCGGTGTGCTGGATCGGAAAGCGGCGCGCGCCGCGAAAGCCACGAAGTCTCCCCAGCAACTGATCGACGAGGCCCTGGAACTGGGACACGGCACGTTGCTCGCGCTGGGGAACGACGGGAAGGTTGCGGTCCACTCGACGGAGCGGGCGTGTCCGAGCTGCGGCAAATCGTTCCAACTGCTCGATCCGAAGAATTTCAGTTACAATTCTTCCCAAGGCTGGTGTCCGAAATGCCGGGGCTTCGGCGAGTTGTTTTACCTGCCGGAGGTCGATCGCGGCGCGCGCGCCGATGCCATCGAAGAGTCCTGGTTCGAATGGCAGGAAGGCAAGCGCGAGACCTGTCCCGACTGTCAAGGAAGCCGCTTGAATCCCATCGCCCGCTCCGTGCGCCTGGCGGCCGGACGCGCTGCGGATCTCTCGGTGTTCGGCGGCAGAGGCCGGAATGCGGCGCCGACCATCGTGACGGTGTGCGACGCGCCCATTGAGTTGGCCTTGCGCTTTTTCGCGCCGCTGAAACTGCGAGGACGCGAAGCGGACATCGCCCAGGACATTCTGCCTGAGATCACCAAGCGCTTGAAATTCCTGGCCGAAGTCGGGCTGGGTTATCTGCAATTGGGGCGGTCCGCCACAACGTTGTCCGGCGGCGAAGCCCAACGCATCCGTCTGGCGGCCCAACTCGGCTCGAACCTGAGCGGCGTGCTCTACGTCCTGGACGAACCGACGATCGGCCTGCACGCCCGCGACAACGAACAACTCCTCGCCGCGCTGACCACGCTCAAGCAGCGCGGCAATTCCCTCGTCGTGGTCGAGCACGACGAACAAACCATGCGCCATGCGGATTACATCATCGATCTCGGACCCGGCGCGGGCATCCACGGAGGACGGCTTGTAGCCGGCGGCACGCTCAGCGAATTGATGCGGCATGACGATTCCGTCACAGGCCGCTGGCTGCGGCAACAACGGAAGTTTCCTTCGCGCGGTGCGCGCAGGGCGGTGGTGCTTCCCATGAACCTGAAGGTAGGGCGAGCCTGTCCTCAGCGAGCCGAAACGGACGTCTTCCAAGCCCGTCGAGCGGCTCGCCGGGACGGGCTCGCCCTCCCCGACTCACCGGCGGCGCGCTCGGCGTCGGAACCGCAGGGTTTTCCGAGTGCGCCTTGGCTGATCTTGAGTGGCGCCAGGAAGAACAACTTGAAAAATCTGAACGTGGCTTTTCCGTTGAACCGGCTGGTCGTCGTCACCGGGGTGAGCGGTTCCGGGAAAAGCACGCTGATCCGGGAGTGCCTCTGGCCCACGCTGCAATCCGCCCTTGCGAAAAACAAAGCGGATTTGCCTCACGCTACCCTCTGTGGGTTGCGAGGCCATGAATCGCTCAGAGCCGTTTACGAAGTGGATCAATCACCCATTGGCCGAACCCCTCGGTCCATCCCGGCGACTTACGTCGGATTCTTCGATGACATTCGCCGTCTGTTTTCCGAAACCCCCGAAGCCCGGCTGCGCGGCTATTCGCCGAGCCGGTTTTCTTTCAACAGCGCCCAAGGACGGTGTCCGGCGTGTGAAGGCGCGGGGACGATCAAGATCGAGATGAGTTTCATGCCCGCCGCTTACGTCCGTTGCGAGACCTGCAACGGCTCGCGTTACAACCCCGAAACCCTGGACATTCAGTATCGCGGGAAAAACATCGCCCACATTCTCGAACTCAGCGTGGCGGAGGCAATCGACTTCTTCAGCGCCCTCCAGAAAATCCGGCGCCCGCTCGAAGCGCTGCGCGACACCGGGCTGGGTTATTTGCGGCTCGGCCAGATCAGTCCAACTCTGAGCGGCGGCGAGGCGCAACGGCTGAAGCTCGTGACGCACCTGCTCAGCGGTTTCAGCAACTCAGCGGAACGGCGCGGCGAGCTGCGGCGCAGCCTTTTCATACTCGAGGAGCCGACCATCGGATTGCACATGGCCGACGTAAGCCGATTGGTGGAGGTGTTGCAGCGCCTGGTGGATGCGGGCCATTCGGTGGTGGTGATCGAACACAACCTCGATTTGATTGCGGAAGCGGATTGGGTCCTCGACCTGGGACCGGAAGGCGGCGCGGCCGGCGGACAGGTCGTGGCCCAAGGCGCCCCCGAAGAGATTGTGCGCATTAAGCGCTCGCACACAGGACGCTTCCTCCGTAACGTGCTCGCCAATTGAAACGCGTCGAGTAACCGCGAATGGACGCCAATCAACGCGAATCCAACGAAAGGATCCCCTCTCCCGCTGGGAGAGGGAATTATTCGCGTGCATTGGCGTCCATTCGCGGTTGAACCGAGCTGCCTCCGAAATTCATGGCCGAGTCCTTCGAAGAAATCGTAAAGGGCG
Coding sequences:
- a CDS encoding excinuclease ABC subunit A, which encodes MTMSARPAGIFISGAREHNLQNLSLSIPRNQFVVVTGVSGSGKSTLAFDLLFAEGQRRFLDCMNAYARQFVEQLARPDVDLITGIPPTVSIEQRTSRGGGKSTVATVTEVYHFLRLLFARLGTQFCPECHVAVESQTRDQLGRRLKDELNRRGDLLLLAPMVKNRKGFHTEVAQWAASHGYSEIRADGKIFRTAEPFRLDRFREHDVEIVVGVLDRKAARAAKATKSPQQLIDEALELGHGTLLALGNDGKVAVHSTERACPSCGKSFQLLDPKNFSYNSSQGWCPKCRGFGELFYLPEVDRGARADAIEESWFEWQEGKRETCPDCQGSRLNPIARSVRLAAGRAADLSVFGGRGRNAAPTIVTVCDAPIELALRFFAPLKLRGREADIAQDILPEITKRLKFLAEVGLGYLQLGRSATTLSGGEAQRIRLAAQLGSNLSGVLYVLDEPTIGLHARDNEQLLAALTTLKQRGNSLVVVEHDEQTMRHADYIIDLGPGAGIHGGRLVAGGTLSELMRHDDSVTGRWLRQQRKFPSRGARRAVVLPMNLKVGRACPQRAETDVFQARRAARRDGLALPDSPAARSASEPQGFPSAPWLILSGARKNNLKNLNVAFPLNRLVVVTGVSGSGKSTLIRECLWPTLQSALAKNKADLPHATLCGLRGHESLRAVYEVDQSPIGRTPRSIPATYVGFFDDIRRLFSETPEARLRGYSPSRFSFNSAQGRCPACEGAGTIKIEMSFMPAAYVRCETCNGSRYNPETLDIQYRGKNIAHILELSVAEAIDFFSALQKIRRPLEALRDTGLGYLRLGQISPTLSGGEAQRLKLVTHLLSGFSNSAERRGELRRSLFILEEPTIGLHMADVSRLVEVLQRLVDAGHSVVVIEHNLDLIAEADWVLDLGPEGGAAGGQVVAQGAPEEIVRIKRSHTGRFLRNVLAN